One Clostridia bacterium genomic region harbors:
- a CDS encoding HypC/HybG/HupF family hydrogenase formation chaperone: protein MCLGIPMRVLEVRGDDLALVETLGVERLVHTRLVEKVRPGDYLMVHAGYAIEKIEPEEAEESLRLWEELLAREGAETDAP from the coding sequence ATGTGCCTAGGCATACCCATGCGGGTGCTGGAAGTCAGGGGCGATGATCTGGCCCTGGTGGAGACCCTCGGAGTGGAGAGGCTGGTACACACCCGGCTGGTAGAGAAGGTCAGGCCGGGCGATTACCTCATGGTGCACGCGGGCTACGCCATTGAGAAGATCGAGCCGGAGGAGGCGGAGGAAAGCCTCCGGCTCTGGGAAGAACTGCTCGCCCGGGAAGGAGCGGAAACCGATGCCCCGTGA